The following proteins come from a genomic window of Pseudomonas hygromyciniae:
- a CDS encoding nucleotidyltransferase family protein, with translation MTSAITAIVLAAGQGSRFRAQSGQDKLLAHCVGRDGVTRPVVEHVLLNLPASITRRWVVTSPACSGVIRLATEHGCEVLLLESAGMGDSIAAAVAASGPAAGWLVVLGDMPFIQASSIERVIERVDGISVPVHAGQQGHPVAFGQALGPALMELTGDRGAKALFAQADVREVPVGDPGVLWDVDVPQALEFR, from the coding sequence TTGACGAGTGCGATTACCGCAATCGTCCTGGCGGCGGGGCAGGGCAGCCGGTTCCGTGCGCAAAGCGGCCAGGACAAATTGCTGGCTCATTGTGTGGGGCGTGATGGGGTGACACGGCCGGTCGTCGAGCATGTGTTGCTCAATCTGCCTGCCAGCATCACTCGGCGTTGGGTCGTCACATCCCCTGCGTGCAGCGGGGTTATTCGCCTGGCCACGGAGCATGGGTGCGAAGTGCTGCTGCTGGAGTCGGCGGGCATGGGTGACAGCATCGCGGCAGCGGTGGCGGCCAGTGGCCCGGCAGCGGGTTGGCTGGTGGTGTTGGGGGATATGCCGTTTATTCAGGCGTCGAGCATTGAGCGGGTGATAGAGCGCGTGGATGGGATCAGTGTGCCGGTGCATGCCGGCCAGCAGGGCCATCCCGTTGCATTTGGCCAGGCATTGGGGCCTGCCTTGATGGAACTGACGGGGGATCGTGGCGCCAAGGCTCTGTTTGCCCAGGCTGATGTTCGGGAGGTGCCGGTGGGTGATCCCGGGGTGTTGTGGGATGTGGATGTGCCGCAAGCATTGGAATTCAGGTAG
- the rne gene encoding ribonuclease E — MKRMLINATQPEELRVALVDGQRLYDLDIESGAREQKKANIYKGRITRIEPSLEAAFVDFGSERHGFLPLKEISREYFKKAPEGRVNIKDVLSEGQEVIVQVEKEERGNKGAALTTFISLAGRYLVLMPNNPRAGGISRRIEGEERNELREALNGLIAPADMGLIVRTAGLGRSSEEMQWDLDYLLQLWTAIKEASLDRSAPFLIYQESNVIIRAIRDYLRQDIGEVLIDSVEAQDEALTFIRQVMPQYASKIKLYEDSVPLFNRFQIESQIETAFQRVVELPSGGSIVIDPTEALVSIDINSARATKGSDIEETALQTNLEAAEEIARQLRLRDIGGLIVIDFIDMTPAKNQRAVEEKVRECLEADRARVQVGRISRFGLLEMSRQRLRPSLGESSGIVCPRCNGTGIIRDVESLSLAILRLIEEEALKDRTAEVRAQVPIPVAAFLLNEKRNSITKIELRTRARIVILPNDHLETPHFEVQRLRDDSPEAHSGQSSYEIAAAAAEVEEVQPAAATRTLVRQEAAVKTAPARANAPVPAEAAAPVAAPASLPEPSLFKGLVKSLVSLFATKEEPAAPAVVEKPAAERPARNEERRNGRQQSRNRNGRRDEERKPREERAPREERAPREERQPREAREETPAVAREERAPREERAPREERAPRAPRAPREDRKPRGEREERVRELREPLDAAPAVAAAGAVAVDTATEERPARQPREERAPRPPREERQPRAEQTAAASEEELLTNDEQPQEDGQDNAEGDRPRRRSRGQRRRSNRRERQRDASGNVIEGSEETGEATEEAANNEPTSTELAAGLAVTAAVASSVISAPAEAEANQQAERATAAVQETAVVEAPVVEATTVVEAPAAPEVEVAPVHEAQPEAEVVAAPAVVVEPQPVVEAVVEAPVAEPTPEVREVREEQTAFQWTAEPAVVAEAPAPAEEAPTPVAEPAVVAEPVVVAEPAPVVVETPVVAEVAAPVVEAPASALTENGRAPNDPREVRRRKREAERLQKEAEAAAAAAPAVVEAVAQAPAIEAEVEHTAPVIDENLRSVEEVVEHNPKALEEEHEPKPLA, encoded by the coding sequence ATGAAAAGAATGCTGATTAACGCAACTCAACCCGAAGAGTTGCGTGTTGCACTGGTAGATGGCCAACGCCTCTACGACCTGGACATCGAGTCCGGTGCACGCGAGCAGAAGAAGGCCAACATCTATAAAGGCCGGATTACTCGCATCGAGCCAAGCCTTGAGGCTGCCTTTGTCGATTTTGGCTCTGAGCGCCATGGCTTCCTGCCCCTCAAGGAAATCTCCCGCGAATACTTCAAGAAAGCCCCTGAAGGCCGCGTGAACATCAAGGACGTCCTGAGCGAAGGCCAGGAAGTCATCGTCCAGGTTGAAAAAGAAGAACGTGGCAACAAGGGCGCAGCCCTGACCACCTTCATCAGCCTGGCTGGCCGTTACCTGGTCCTGATGCCGAACAACCCGCGTGCTGGCGGCATCTCCCGTCGCATCGAAGGCGAAGAGCGCAACGAACTGCGTGAAGCGCTGAACGGCCTGATCGCCCCGGCTGACATGGGCCTGATCGTGCGCACTGCCGGCCTTGGCCGCAGCAGCGAAGAAATGCAGTGGGACCTCGACTACCTGCTGCAACTGTGGACTGCTATTAAAGAAGCATCCCTGGACCGCTCCGCGCCATTCCTGATCTATCAGGAAAGCAACGTGATCATCCGCGCCATCCGCGACTACCTGCGCCAGGACATCGGCGAAGTGCTGATCGACAGCGTCGAAGCCCAGGACGAAGCCCTGACCTTCATCCGCCAGGTGATGCCGCAGTACGCCAGCAAGATCAAGCTGTACGAAGACAGCGTACCGCTGTTCAACCGTTTCCAGATCGAAAGCCAGATCGAAACCGCCTTCCAGCGCGTAGTCGAACTGCCTTCCGGTGGCTCCATCGTCATCGATCCGACCGAAGCCCTGGTGTCCATCGACATCAACTCGGCGCGCGCCACCAAAGGCAGCGACATCGAAGAAACCGCGCTGCAGACCAACCTGGAAGCAGCCGAAGAGATCGCTCGCCAACTGCGCCTGCGTGATATCGGCGGCCTGATCGTGATCGACTTCATCGACATGACCCCAGCCAAGAACCAGCGCGCCGTGGAAGAAAAAGTCCGCGAGTGCCTGGAAGCCGATCGTGCCCGCGTACAAGTTGGCCGCATCTCGCGCTTCGGCCTGCTGGAAATGTCCCGCCAGCGCCTGCGTCCATCCCTGGGCGAGAGCAGCGGCATCGTCTGCCCGCGTTGCAACGGCACCGGCATCATCCGTGACGTTGAATCGCTGTCCCTGGCGATCCTGCGCCTGATCGAAGAAGAAGCCCTGAAGGACCGCACCGCCGAAGTCCGCGCGCAAGTGCCGATCCCGGTCGCCGCCTTCCTACTCAACGAAAAACGCAACTCGATCACCAAGATCGAACTGCGCACCCGTGCCCGCATCGTGATCCTGCCGAACGATCACCTCGAGACGCCGCACTTCGAAGTCCAGCGCCTGCGTGACGACAGCCCGGAAGCCCACAGCGGCCAGTCCAGCTACGAAATCGCCGCTGCTGCTGCCGAAGTCGAAGAAGTCCAGCCAGCCGCCGCGACCCGCACCCTGGTTCGCCAGGAAGCCGCCGTCAAGACCGCGCCGGCCCGTGCCAATGCACCCGTGCCGGCTGAAGCCGCTGCCCCGGTTGCCGCACCTGCTTCCCTGCCGGAACCAAGCCTGTTCAAGGGCCTGGTGAAGTCGCTGGTCAGCCTGTTCGCCACCAAGGAAGAGCCTGCTGCTCCAGCCGTGGTCGAGAAGCCTGCCGCTGAACGCCCTGCACGCAACGAAGAGCGTCGCAACGGTCGCCAGCAGAGCCGTAACCGCAACGGTCGCCGTGACGAAGAACGCAAGCCTCGCGAAGAGCGTGCACCGCGTGAAGAACGCGCACCACGTGAAGAGCGCCAACCGCGCGAAGCCCGTGAAGAAACCCCGGCCGTAGCCCGCGAAGAACGTGCTCCCCGTGAAGAGCGTGCGCCACGTGAAGAACGCGCACCGCGCGCGCCTCGCGCCCCACGTGAAGATCGCAAGCCGCGTGGCGAGCGTGAAGAACGTGTACGTGAACTGCGCGAGCCACTGGACGCCGCTCCAGCCGTGGCCGCCGCTGGCGCTGTTGCAGTGGATACCGCGACGGAAGAGCGCCCGGCCCGCCAGCCCCGTGAAGAACGCGCCCCACGCCCACCGCGTGAAGAGCGCCAACCACGTGCCGAGCAAACTGCCGCCGCCAGTGAAGAAGAACTGCTGACCAATGACGAACAGCCACAGGAAGATGGCCAGGACAACGCCGAAGGCGATCGTCCACGCCGCCGCTCCCGTGGCCAGCGTCGTCGCAGCAACCGTCGCGAGCGTCAACGTGACGCCAGCGGCAACGTGATCGAAGGCTCGGAAGAGACCGGCGAAGCCACTGAAGAAGCTGCCAACAACGAGCCGACCAGCACCGAACTGGCTGCTGGCCTGGCCGTTACCGCAGCGGTTGCCAGCTCGGTCATCAGCGCTCCAGCCGAAGCCGAAGCCAACCAGCAGGCCGAACGTGCCACCGCTGCCGTGCAGGAAACTGCCGTGGTCGAAGCGCCAGTTGTCGAAGCCACCACCGTGGTCGAAGCACCTGCCGCTCCAGAAGTGGAAGTTGCTCCGGTTCACGAAGCCCAGCCTGAAGCCGAAGTAGTGGCTGCACCTGCGGTCGTGGTTGAGCCACAGCCTGTGGTTGAAGCGGTTGTCGAAGCGCCAGTTGCCGAACCAACCCCAGAAGTGCGTGAAGTTCGCGAAGAACAGACCGCCTTCCAGTGGACTGCCGAGCCAGCCGTCGTCGCCGAAGCACCAGCCCCGGCAGAGGAAGCGCCAACACCTGTCGCCGAACCTGCGGTGGTTGCAGAACCGGTCGTGGTTGCCGAGCCAGCTCCGGTGGTGGTGGAAACCCCAGTGGTAGCCGAAGTGGCCGCCCCAGTGGTCGAAGCCCCTGCCAGCGCCCTCACCGAAAACGGCCGTGCGCCTAACGACCCGCGTGAAGTGCGTCGTCGCAAGCGTGAAGCCGAGCGTCTGCAGAAAGAAGCCGAAGCAGCAGCGGCGGCGGCCCCGGCCGTAGTCGAGGCCGTTGCGCAAGCACCGGCCATCGAAGCTGAAGTTGAGCACACTGCCCCGGTCATCGACGAGAACCTGCGTTCCGTTGAAGAAGTGGTAGAGCACAACCCAAAAGCCCTGGAAGAAGAGCACGAGCCTAAACCCCTCGCCTGA
- the plsX gene encoding phosphate acyltransferase PlsX encodes MSAQVIAIDAMGGDFGPRSIVQACIASLSATPSLHLTLVGQPSLLEELIASHPAVDRARLTITPASETIGMDEKPAQALRGKPDSSMRVALELLRDGKVQACVSAGNTGALMALSRHVLKTLPGIDRPAMVAAIPTQRGYCQLLDLGANVDCSAEHLLHFALMGSVAAEALGVVRPRVALLNIGTEDIKGNQQVKLAASLLQQARGLNYIGFVEGDGLYRGEADVVVCDGFVGNILLKSSEGLATMIAARIEALFKRNLASRLVGALALPLMRRLQADLAPARHNGASFLGLQGIVVKSHGSAGVQGFQSAIARAVIEIQENLPQRLHGRLEDLLP; translated from the coding sequence TTGTCTGCTCAAGTCATCGCGATTGACGCAATGGGCGGGGACTTCGGTCCCCGCAGCATTGTCCAGGCATGCATTGCCAGCCTGTCTGCTACGCCCTCGCTGCACCTGACCCTCGTCGGTCAACCATCCCTACTTGAAGAACTGATTGCCAGCCATCCGGCGGTGGATCGCGCGCGCCTGACGATAACGCCAGCCAGCGAAACCATCGGCATGGATGAAAAGCCCGCCCAGGCCCTGCGTGGCAAGCCCGATTCCTCCATGCGCGTGGCCCTTGAGCTGCTGCGCGATGGCAAGGTCCAGGCGTGTGTCAGTGCCGGCAATACCGGGGCGTTGATGGCCTTGTCCCGTCATGTGCTCAAAACCCTGCCAGGCATTGATCGGCCAGCGATGGTCGCGGCGATCCCGACGCAGCGTGGCTACTGTCAGTTGCTGGACCTGGGGGCGAATGTCGATTGCAGCGCTGAGCACCTGCTGCACTTTGCCTTGATGGGCTCGGTCGCTGCCGAAGCGCTGGGGGTGGTGCGCCCGCGAGTGGCTTTGCTGAACATCGGCACCGAGGACATCAAGGGCAATCAACAGGTCAAGTTGGCCGCCAGTCTGTTGCAACAGGCGCGGGGCTTGAACTACATCGGCTTTGTCGAGGGCGATGGGTTGTATCGCGGCGAGGCCGATGTGGTGGTTTGTGACGGTTTTGTCGGAAATATTCTGCTCAAATCCAGCGAAGGCCTGGCAACGATGATTGCCGCGCGGATCGAGGCGTTGTTCAAGCGCAACCTGGCTTCCCGGTTGGTGGGTGCGCTGGCGCTGCCGTTGATGCGGCGCTTGCAGGCGGACCTCGCCCCGGCGCGGCATAATGGCGCAAGCTTCCTCGGTTTGCAGGGTATTGTGGTAAAAAGCCACGGTTCGGCGGGGGTCCAGGGCTTTCAGAGTGCCATTGCGCGCGCAGTGATCGAGATCCAGGAGAACCTGCCGCAGCGCTTGCATGGCCGTCTTGAGGATCTGTTGCCTTAG
- a CDS encoding HAD-IA family hydrolase gives MSRPDYKLLIFDWDGTLCDSIGRIVESMHMASTRSGFELCSDLAVKGIIGLGLPEAIRTLYPQISDGELVAFREHYADHYIALESEPSPLFEGVVQSLEALREQGYHLAVATGKARRGLDRVLKANGWEDYFDATRAADETASKPHPLMLEQIMAQCGVCARESLMVGDASFDLLMARNAGMDSVAVSYGAQSPEALQAYEPRLTIDRFSQLHAWLNQAR, from the coding sequence GTGTCGCGCCCTGACTATAAACTGCTGATTTTTGATTGGGATGGCACCCTGTGCGATTCCATTGGCCGGATTGTCGAGTCCATGCATATGGCCTCGACCCGTTCCGGCTTTGAGTTGTGCAGTGACCTGGCGGTCAAGGGCATCATTGGCCTGGGGCTGCCCGAGGCCATTCGTACCTTGTACCCGCAGATATCCGACGGCGAGCTGGTAGCGTTTCGCGAGCACTACGCCGATCACTACATTGCCCTGGAATCCGAGCCTTCGCCTTTGTTTGAAGGGGTCGTGCAGTCCCTGGAGGCATTGCGCGAGCAGGGCTATCACCTGGCGGTCGCGACCGGCAAGGCCCGGCGCGGGCTGGATCGGGTGCTCAAGGCCAATGGCTGGGAAGATTATTTTGACGCCACTCGCGCCGCCGATGAGACCGCGAGCAAGCCTCATCCGTTGATGCTGGAGCAGATCATGGCCCAATGCGGGGTTTGTGCCCGTGAGTCGTTGATGGTCGGTGATGCCTCGTTTGATCTGCTAATGGCGCGCAACGCCGGTATGGACAGCGTTGCCGTCAGTTATGGCGCCCAGTCCCCGGAAGCCTTGCAGGCTTACGAGCCGCGACTGACGATTGACAGGTTTTCTCAATTGCACGCCTGGCTCAACCAGGCCCGTTAA
- the fabG gene encoding 3-oxoacyl-ACP reductase FabG — MSLQGKVALVTGASRGIGQAIALELGRQGAVVIGTATSASGAERIAATLKENGVQGTGLELNVTSDESVAAVLAQITAQFGTPAILVNNAGITRDNLMMRMKDDEWYDVVDTNLNSLFRLSKGVLRGMTKARWGRIINIGSVVGAMGNAGQVNYASAKAGLEGFSRALAREVGSRSITVNSVAPGFIDTDMTRELPEAQREALLTQIPLGRLGQAQEIANVVSFLASDGAAYVTGATIPVNGGMYMS, encoded by the coding sequence ATGAGTCTGCAAGGTAAAGTTGCACTGGTTACCGGCGCAAGCCGTGGCATTGGCCAGGCGATTGCCCTGGAACTGGGCCGTCAGGGCGCGGTAGTGATCGGTACTGCCACCTCCGCCTCCGGCGCCGAGCGTATCGCCGCGACCCTCAAGGAAAATGGCGTGCAGGGCACGGGCCTGGAGCTCAACGTGACCAGCGACGAATCCGTGGCTGCCGTACTGGCCCAGATCACTGCACAATTCGGTACGCCGGCAATTCTGGTGAACAATGCCGGTATTACCCGCGACAACCTGATGATGCGCATGAAAGACGACGAGTGGTACGACGTGGTCGATACCAACTTGAACAGTCTGTTTCGCCTGTCCAAGGGTGTTTTGCGCGGCATGACCAAGGCGCGTTGGGGGCGAATTATCAATATTGGCTCCGTAGTGGGTGCCATGGGCAACGCAGGCCAAGTAAACTACGCGTCTGCCAAGGCCGGCCTGGAAGGTTTCAGCCGAGCCCTGGCGCGTGAAGTCGGCTCGCGGTCGATTACGGTCAACTCGGTGGCTCCAGGGTTTATCGATACCGATATGACCCGCGAATTGCCTGAAGCGCAGCGTGAAGCGTTGCTGACGCAAATTCCGCTGGGCCGTCTGGGCCAGGCCCAAGAGATCGCCAATGTGGTCTCTTTCCTGGCATCTGACGGTGCGGCATACGTGACTGGGGCTACAATCCCGGTGAACGGCGGGATGTACATGAGTTAA
- the rluC gene encoding 23S rRNA pseudouridine(955/2504/2580) synthase RluC: protein MTTTTPPTPSVQLLEVSPEYAGQRIDNFLLARLKGVPKTLIYRILRKGEVRVNKGRIKPEYKLQAGDIVRVPPVRVPERDEPVPLAQGLLQRLEASIVFEDNKLIVINKPCGIAVHGGSGLNFGVIEAFRQLRPDAKELELVHRLDRDTSGLLMIAKKRSMLRHLHTALRGDGVDKRYMALVRGNWASSIKSVRAPLQKSNLRSGERMVEVDEEGKEALTLFKVLRRFGDFATMVEAKPVTGRTHQIRVHTLHAGHCIAGDTKYGDEGFSKEIRDLGGKRLFLHAYMLTVPLPDGGELKLQAPVDEMWAKTVERLSVAP, encoded by the coding sequence ATGACGACTACCACCCCCCCGACCCCCAGCGTCCAGCTGCTTGAGGTCTCGCCGGAATATGCCGGCCAACGCATCGACAACTTTCTTCTGGCCAGGCTCAAGGGCGTGCCCAAGACCTTGATTTATCGCATTTTGCGTAAAGGCGAAGTGCGGGTGAACAAAGGCCGGATCAAGCCTGAGTACAAGCTGCAGGCGGGCGATATCGTCCGCGTGCCGCCTGTTCGCGTGCCTGAGCGTGACGAGCCCGTGCCACTGGCCCAGGGCCTGCTGCAGCGTCTTGAGGCGTCGATTGTCTTCGAAGACAACAAGCTGATTGTGATCAACAAGCCGTGCGGCATCGCGGTTCATGGTGGCAGCGGCCTGAATTTCGGGGTGATCGAAGCCTTTCGTCAGTTGCGTCCGGATGCCAAGGAGCTGGAACTGGTCCATCGCCTGGATCGCGACACCTCCGGCCTGTTGATGATCGCCAAGAAACGCAGCATGTTGCGCCACCTGCATACCGCCTTGCGTGGCGATGGCGTGGACAAGCGCTATATGGCGCTGGTGCGTGGCAATTGGGCGTCCTCTATCAAGAGCGTGCGGGCACCGCTGCAGAAGAGCAACCTGCGCTCCGGCGAGCGTATGGTCGAGGTGGACGAGGAGGGCAAGGAAGCGCTGACCCTGTTCAAGGTGCTCCGACGTTTCGGTGATTTTGCGACCATGGTCGAGGCCAAGCCGGTGACCGGGCGTACCCACCAGATTCGCGTGCATACCCTACACGCCGGGCACTGTATTGCTGGCGATACCAAGTATGGCGACGAGGGATTCTCCAAGGAGATTCGAGATCTCGGCGGCAAGCGTCTGTTCTTGCATGCCTATATGTTGACGGTGCCGTTGCCAGATGGTGGCGAATTGAAGTTGCAGGCGCCCGTCGATGAGATGTGGGCCAAGACCGTGGAGCGCCTGAGTGTCGCGCCCTGA
- a CDS encoding S49 family peptidase yields MTDEWKAPTKAGADSGDDKSWKLLEKTLLAGVQEQRRARRWGIFFKLLTFTYLIGMLVLFSPLVDMEKSAARSGSYTALIEVRGVIADKESASADNIVSSLRTAFEDPKVKGVVLRINSPGGSPVQSGYVYDEIRRLRALHPETKLYAVISDLGASGAYYIASAADQIYADKASLVGSIGVTAAGYGFVGTMEKLGVERRTYTSGEHKSFLDPFQPQKADETQFWQSVLDTTHRQFIASVKQGRGERLKDKEHPELFSGLIWSGEQALPLGLIDGLGSASSVARDVIGEKELVDFTVQESPFDRFSKKLGASVAEKLALYMGFQGPALR; encoded by the coding sequence ATGACCGATGAATGGAAAGCGCCGACCAAGGCCGGTGCCGACAGTGGCGATGATAAAAGCTGGAAACTGCTAGAAAAAACCCTGCTGGCGGGCGTCCAGGAACAGCGCCGCGCCCGGCGCTGGGGGATCTTCTTCAAGCTCCTGACCTTTACCTATCTGATTGGCATGCTGGTGTTGTTCAGTCCTTTGGTGGATATGGAAAAAAGCGCCGCCCGCAGCGGCAGCTACACCGCGCTGATCGAAGTGCGCGGGGTGATTGCCGACAAGGAGTCTGCCAGCGCCGACAATATCGTCAGCAGCCTGCGTACCGCCTTCGAGGATCCCAAGGTCAAGGGTGTGGTGCTGCGCATCAACAGCCCGGGTGGCAGCCCGGTGCAGTCGGGCTATGTCTATGACGAGATCCGCCGTCTGCGCGCGTTGCATCCAGAGACCAAGCTGTACGCGGTGATCTCTGATCTGGGTGCCTCGGGCGCCTATTACATTGCCAGCGCCGCCGACCAGATTTACGCCGACAAGGCCAGCCTTGTGGGTTCCATTGGCGTGACGGCGGCCGGCTACGGGTTTGTCGGGACCATGGAGAAGCTGGGGGTTGAGCGGCGTACCTACACCTCGGGTGAGCACAAGTCGTTTCTCGATCCGTTCCAGCCGCAAAAGGCTGACGAAACCCAGTTCTGGCAGAGCGTACTCGACACCACCCATCGCCAGTTCATTGCGAGCGTCAAGCAGGGGCGCGGTGAGCGGCTCAAGGATAAAGAACATCCGGAGTTGTTCTCCGGGCTGATCTGGTCTGGCGAACAGGCCTTGCCGTTGGGCTTGATCGATGGCCTGGGCAGTGCCAGTTCGGTGGCGCGGGATGTGATTGGCGAGAAGGAGTTGGTGGACTTTACCGTCCAAGAGTCGCCGTTCGACCGGTTCTCCAAGAAGCTGGGGGCTAGTGTCGCGGAGAAACTGGCGCTGTACATGGGCTTCCAGGGGCCGGCCTTGCGCTGA
- a CDS encoding YceD family protein — MLNDPIPPHVDPRKLADRGTTLQGEVLLADLERLCDPLSDNVGTVQAKFVFERDERKSVVIHSFIDTEVKMVCQRCLELVTLPIHSECSYAVVKEGANTQSLPKGYDVLELGEDPLDLHALIEEELLLALPIVPAHHPEECQQPAGLDDESEPSEDEVTRSNPFSVLAQLKRDPNV, encoded by the coding sequence ATGTTGAATGACCCGATTCCACCTCACGTTGACCCGCGCAAATTGGCTGATCGTGGCACCACCCTCCAAGGTGAAGTGTTGCTGGCCGATTTGGAGAGACTCTGCGACCCGCTTTCCGACAATGTCGGTACGGTGCAGGCTAAATTCGTTTTTGAACGAGATGAACGTAAATCTGTGGTAATTCACAGCTTTATCGACACCGAGGTCAAAATGGTTTGCCAGCGTTGTCTTGAGCTGGTCACCCTGCCGATCCACAGCGAATGCAGTTATGCTGTGGTGAAAGAGGGTGCGAATACCCAGTCGTTGCCGAAAGGTTATGACGTGCTGGAACTGGGCGAAGATCCTTTGGATCTGCATGCACTGATCGAGGAGGAGCTTCTGCTCGCCTTGCCCATTGTGCCTGCTCATCATCCGGAAGAATGCCAGCAGCCGGCGGGGCTCGATGACGAGTCCGAACCGAGCGAGGACGAGGTAACGCGGTCCAACCCGTTCAGTGTATTGGCGCAGTTAAAGCGTGACCCAAACGTTTAG
- the acpP gene encoding acyl carrier protein, producing MSTIEERVKKIVAEQLGVKEEEVTNTASFVEDLGADSLDTVELVMALEEEFETEIPDEEAEKITTVQAAIDYVTSHQA from the coding sequence ATGAGCACCATCGAAGAGCGCGTCAAGAAAATCGTCGCCGAGCAACTGGGCGTTAAAGAAGAAGAAGTGACCAACACTGCTTCCTTCGTAGAAGACCTGGGTGCCGATTCCCTTGACACCGTTGAGCTGGTGATGGCTCTGGAAGAGGAATTCGAGACCGAAATCCCGGACGAAGAAGCTGAAAAAATCACTACTGTTCAAGCTGCTATCGACTACGTTACTAGCCACCAGGCGTAA
- the fabD gene encoding ACP S-malonyltransferase — protein MSTSLAFVFPGQGSQSLGMLAELGAQYPLVLETFKEASAALGYDLWALTQDGPEELLNQTDKTQPAILTASVALWRVWLAEGGARPAFVAGHSLGEYSALVAAGSLTLAEAVKLVERRGQLMQEAVPAGQGGMAAILGLDDAVVIEACAEAAQGEVVSAVNFNSPGQVVIAGAKAAVERAIEGCKARGAKRALPLPVSVPSHCELMRPAAERFAESIAAINWQAPQIPLVQNVSADVAPDLETLKRDLLEQLYKPVRWVESVQTLAAKGATQLVECGPGKVLAGLNKRCAEGVSTSNLNTPDGFAAARAALA, from the coding sequence ATGTCTACATCCCTCGCATTCGTCTTTCCAGGGCAGGGTTCGCAGTCCCTCGGCATGTTGGCCGAGCTGGGCGCGCAATACCCGCTGGTCCTGGAAACCTTCAAGGAAGCTTCTGCTGCCTTGGGCTACGACCTTTGGGCATTGACCCAGGACGGGCCGGAAGAACTGCTCAATCAAACCGATAAAACCCAACCTGCAATCCTGACGGCTTCCGTCGCGCTGTGGCGCGTCTGGCTGGCTGAAGGCGGCGCACGCCCGGCTTTCGTCGCCGGTCACAGCCTGGGCGAGTACAGCGCCTTGGTCGCGGCAGGCAGCCTGACCCTCGCTGAGGCGGTCAAGCTGGTAGAGCGCCGTGGTCAACTGATGCAAGAGGCTGTTCCGGCCGGGCAGGGCGGCATGGCTGCCATCCTGGGCCTGGACGACGCCGTGGTGATCGAAGCCTGTGCCGAAGCGGCCCAGGGCGAAGTGGTCAGCGCCGTGAACTTCAACTCTCCTGGCCAGGTGGTGATCGCCGGTGCCAAGGCCGCGGTTGAGCGTGCCATCGAAGGTTGCAAGGCCCGCGGTGCCAAACGTGCATTGCCACTGCCGGTCAGCGTGCCATCCCATTGCGAGTTGATGCGCCCGGCGGCCGAGCGTTTCGCCGAGTCCATCGCAGCCATCAACTGGCAGGCGCCGCAGATCCCGTTGGTGCAAAACGTCAGCGCCGACGTGGCGCCTGACCTGGAAACCCTCAAGCGTGACCTGCTGGAGCAACTGTACAAGCCGGTTCGCTGGGTTGAATCGGTCCAGACCCTGGCTGCCAAGGGCGCTACTCAACTGGTTGAGTGTGGTCCGGGTAAAGTCCTGGCTGGTCTCAACAAGCGCTGCGCCGAAGGCGTGTCGACTTCCAACCTCAATACCCCGGATGGCTTCGCAGCCGCCCGCGCCGCACTGGCCTGA
- a CDS encoding Maf family protein, with protein MLPLLLASSSVYRRELLNRLQLPFICSSPDIDESHRANESAAELVKRLAEEKARALADSHPRHLIIGSDQVAALDGRIIGKPHTFEIAREQLLAASGRQVSFLTGLALLNSDTGQCQVDCIPFTVTMRQLDIARIERYLRAEQPYDCAGSFKAEGLGVSLFQSTEGPDATSLIGLPLIRLVDMLLAEGVQIP; from the coding sequence ATGTTGCCTTTATTACTCGCTTCCAGCTCGGTTTATCGCCGGGAACTGCTGAATCGCCTGCAGCTACCGTTCATCTGCAGCTCTCCGGATATCGACGAAAGCCATCGCGCAAATGAGTCTGCGGCCGAGTTGGTCAAGCGCCTGGCCGAAGAGAAAGCCCGCGCCCTTGCCGACAGCCACCCAAGGCACCTGATCATCGGCTCGGACCAGGTCGCGGCGCTGGACGGCCGAATCATCGGCAAGCCCCACACCTTCGAAATAGCTCGTGAACAGTTGCTGGCAGCCAGTGGCCGACAGGTCAGCTTCCTGACCGGCCTGGCGCTACTCAATAGCGACACCGGGCAATGTCAGGTGGACTGCATCCCCTTCACCGTCACCATGCGCCAGCTGGACATAGCGCGAATCGAGCGCTACCTGCGAGCCGAGCAGCCCTACGACTGCGCTGGCAGCTTCAAGGCTGAAGGGCTGGGGGTGAGCCTGTTTCAAAGCACCGAAGGCCCGGACGCCACCAGCCTCATCGGCCTACCGCTGATTCGCCTGGTAGATATGCTGCTGGCCGAAGGCGTGCAAATCCCCTGA
- the rpmF gene encoding 50S ribosomal protein L32, translated as MAVQQNKKSRSARDMRRSHDALTASTLSVEKTTGEIHLRHHVSPEGVYRGRKVIDKGADE; from the coding sequence ATGGCTGTTCAGCAGAACAAAAAATCCCGCTCTGCCCGTGACATGCGTCGTTCCCACGATGCCCTGACGGCAAGCACTCTGTCTGTAGAAAAAACCACCGGTGAAATTCACCTGCGTCACCACGTATCGCCAGAAGGCGTATACCGTGGCCGTAAAGTGATCGACAAGGGCGCTGACGAGTAA